One window from the genome of Hydra vulgaris chromosome 02, alternate assembly HydraT2T_AEP encodes:
- the LOC136076160 gene encoding uncharacterized protein LOC136076160 — translation MSALSVIRLKVNGMVATALVDTGCSKTILNKKFLPKSKCRYSNSQKVVTFEGEVHQCTGSAVVILEVDGIKARDEVILVDFQPFGVDMMLGMSSIKLLGGVSISPLGKAKFGLSYCGASALNKDKVKKIEIKKKDHEAVFNGVGWRVKWKWRDGESPDRLRNKVAQYGIPQHATADYENELQEWIDRKWLLEYDEKELGPPKGQIPLMAVIQRNKDHKIRPVLDWREANYFIETYTRDADVCVEKLREWRRMGNKPAIIDLPKAYLQLKTDKSLWPFQTVVFRNKRYYLTRLGFGLNVAPMIMKSVVSAVIDQDELVKSGTSAYVDDIFVDESVVSRDYVKRHFLKYGLESKEGEQIGNDGVRVLGFCVRKVGNKLMWSRGNRVDAMSQKLTRRVVFSICGQMVGHLPVCGWLRVICSLFKRKAVSLTKGWDDEICDENVKWVLKEVFAEVERCEPACGDWAVCGDEGKVWVDASSLAIGALIQVGETTVEDATWLRKETSDIHINMAELDAVIRGMNMALMWKLKKVTVFTDSVTV, via the coding sequence ATGAGCGCATTATCTGTTATTCGTTTAAAAGTTAACGGTATGGTTGCGACAGCTTTAGTGGACACAGGATGTTCGAAGAcgattttgaataaaaaattcctGCCCAAAAGTAAATGTAGGTACTCAAACTCTCAAAAGGTAGTAACGTTTGAAGGAGAAGTTCATCAGTGCACTGGGTCAGCAGTCGTGATTCTTGAGGTTGATGGCATTAAAGCACGTGATGAAGTTATTTTAGTGGACTTCCAACCGTTTGGAGTTGATATGATGCTCGGAATGAGTTCCATTAAATTACTAGGAGGAGTATCCATTTCTCCTTTGGGAAAAGCGAAGTTCGGATTGAGTTACTGTGGAGCATCGGCTTTGAACAAGGACAAAGTTAAGAAAatcgaaataaaaaagaaagatcaCGAAGCAGTTTTTAATGGTGTTGGATGGAGAGTCAAATGGAAATGGAGAGATGGAGAAAGCCCCGACCGATTGCGTAATAAAGTGGCACAGTACGGAATTCCACAACACGCTACAGCAGACTATGAAAACGAACTACAGGAATGGATTGATCGGAAGTGGCTGTTAGAGTATGACGAAAAAGAATTGGGGCCGCCCAAAGGACAGATTCCTTTAATGGCTGTCATTCAGAGAAACAAAGACCACAAAATCCGACCTGTTCTGGACTGGAGAGAAGCTAACTATTTCATTGAGACATACACGAGAGATGCAGATGTGTGTGTCGAAAAGCTTAGAGAATGGAGAAGAATGGGTAACAAACCAGCAATTATTGATTTACCCAAGGCTTATCTTCAACTAAAAACTGATAAATCTCTTTGGCCCTTCCAAACAGTGGTGTTTCGAAATAAAAGGTATTATTTGACACGACTTGGTTTCGGATTGAACGTTGCGCCAATGATCATGAAATCCGTTGTGAGTGCCGTCATTGATCAAGACGAATTAGTGAAGAGTGGAACGTCCGCTTATGTTGACGACATTTTCGTAGACGAAAGTGTGGTGAGTCGTGATTATGTCAAgaggcattttttaaaatatggtttggAAAGTAAAGAAGGTGAGCAGATTGGTAATGATGGAGTTCGTGTGTTAGGATTTTGTGTGCGCAAGGTTGGTAACAAACTGATGTGGTCCAGAGGGAATCGAGTTGATGCTATGTCGCAAAAGTTAACCAGGAGAGTTGTGTTTTCAATCTGTGGACAGATGGTAGGGCATTTACCCGTGTGTGGTTGGCTGCGAGTGATTTGTAGTCTCTTCAAGAGGAAAGCTGTCAGTCTGACGAAGGGTTGGGACGATGAAATTTGTGATGAGAACGTTAAGTGGGTGCTTAAAGAAGTATTTGCTGAGGTGGAACGTTGCGAGCCTGCTTGTGGTGATTGGGCTGTGTGTGGTGATGAGGGAAAAGTGTGGGTTGATGCCAGTTCTTTAGCGATAGGTGCTCTTATTCAAGTTGGGGAAACTACTGTGGAGGATGCAACATGGCTGCGAAAAGAAACGTCTGATATTCATATAAACATGGCAGAATTAGACGCTGTGATACGTGGAATGAATATGGCTCTAATGTGGAAGCTGAAGAAAGTGACTGTTTTTACCGATTCCGTGACAGTATAG
- the LOC136076161 gene encoding uncharacterized protein LOC136076161, with translation MGIVATKAESISDIHQRTGHFGVNRTLNFVRKAIPTATENDIRNVIKSCEPCQSIDPAPIRLEKRKLDVEGNWERLAMDITHYGTDKFLSLIDCGPSKYALWRQLSSSYGSLAIVRILRLIFCERGAPSEILTDNEPTFKTKEIRSFLDSWRVQIRFRATYYPEGNGIVERNHRTIKRIAERSKMSIPEALYWYNVSADKNGASPMDKIYSYTIGVKGLGKENLPAQNVTNKRFRIGDKVWLKPPNARCYTKWQPATITRNASKQIVEVNGIPRHVKHVRPQNDTQSCIIPDV, from the coding sequence ATGGGAATCGTAGCTACGAAGGCTGAATCTATTTCCGATATACACCAAAGAACTGGACATTTCGGAGTGAATCGAACGTTAAACTTTGTTCGTAAAGCAATTCCGACTGCTACTGAAAACGATATTCGAAATGTGATAAAAAGTTGCGAACCATGTCAGTCAATAGATCCAGCGCCAATACGGTTGGAAAAAAGGAAATTGGATGTTGAAGGAAACTGGGAGAGATTGGCCATGGACATCACGCATTATGGCACTGACAAGTTTTTGAGTCTAATTGATTGCGGACCTTCAAAATACGCGTTGTGGCGACAGTTATCAAGTTCATACGGAAGTCTTGCCATAGTCCGAATACTCCGTCTTATTTTTTGTGAACGTGGAGCACCGTCTGAAATATTGACTGACAATGAGCCGacatttaaaactaaagagATAAGGAGTTTCCTCGATAGTTGGAGAGTACAAATTAGATTTAGAGCCACTTATTATCCTGAAGGAAATGGAATTGTAGAAAGAAACCACCGTACGATCAAGAGAATAGCAGAACGATCGAAAATGTCGATACCGGAGGCACTATATTGGTACAATGTCTCAGCCGACAAAAATGGTGCAAGTCCGATGGacaaaatatatagttataccATTGGTGTGAAAGGATTGGGAAAAGAGAATCTTCCTGCGCAAAATGTCACGAACAAGAGGTTTCGAATCGGCGATAAAGTCTGGCTGAAACCACCAAATGCGAGGTGCTATACAAAGTGGCAACCAGCTACGATAACTCGGAATGCGTCGAAACAAATCGTAGAAGTGAACGGCATTCCGCGTCATGTGAAACACGTTAGACCTCAAAATGATACTCAGTCCTGCATTATCCCTGATGTGTAA